A segment of the Vibrio sp. 16 genome:
ATTGTGATGCCGTCGTTGGCAAGGTCGATCATTACATCAAGAACTTCCTGAATCGTTTCTGGGTCTAGGGCTGATGTTGGTTCATCGAATAGTAAAATTTCTGGTTGCATGCACAAAGACCGAGCGATAGCGACACGCTGTTGTTGCCCCCCTGAAAGTTGGATTGGGTATTTAGATGCTTGCTCAGCGATGTTGACCCGCTCCAAGTAATGCATTGCTCGTTGTTGGGCTTCGAGCTTAGAGAGCTTGAGAGTTCGAACAGGGGCCAGTGTTAAGTTTTCTAACACAGTTAAATGAGGAAAGAGATTAAAGTGTTGGAACACCATACCCACTTTTCCAGGTGGGACTTGATCAATGGATGAACCAAGAACAGAGATCTCGCCTTCCGATACGCTTTCTAGTCCATTGACTGTTCGTATCAGGGTGGACTTACCCGATCCAGAAGGGCCACAGATGACCAGAATCTCTCCCTTGGATACCGAGAGTTGGATGTTATTTAGGGCTTGGAATTGCCCATACCATTTGCTGACATTCGAAAAATTAATCGCGGTCATGATGATACTGCGTTGTTTTTATAGTGGTATTACCATAGCAATATCAATCGGATATTGCATCACACATAGCGAATATCTGCCGCTAAATCGCGGATTTTAACCGCAAATTACCGGGTGTAATTTTATTTTTACACAAATCGTAAAGTGTAAAATTGGTGGAAATATTGCCTTTTGGTAAAAATAGTGGTTGCAACCTTGGTTTTTGATAGATAAGTTACAAGGAACAGGAAAAACACGTTGAGCAATTATGCATCAACCCGTTGGATGCTGGCGCTCACGCC
Coding sequences within it:
- a CDS encoding amino acid ABC transporter ATP-binding protein; amino-acid sequence: MTAINFSNVSKWYGQFQALNNIQLSVSKGEILVICGPSGSGKSTLIRTVNGLESVSEGEISVLGSSIDQVPPGKVGMVFQHFNLFPHLTVLENLTLAPVRTLKLSKLEAQQRAMHYLERVNIAEQASKYPIQLSGGQQQRVAIARSLCMQPEILLFDEPTSALDPETIQEVLDVMIDLANDGITMMCVTHEMGFARKVAHRVIFMDKGEVLESAPPEQLFTAPSHPRTKQFLTQILSH